In Desulfofundulus kuznetsovii DSM 6115, the following are encoded in one genomic region:
- a CDS encoding Mrp/NBP35 family ATP-binding protein: MDETKCSCNDKGAGRCNTGQCTGSSFLPQNEASDIRKVIAVMSGKGGVGKSSVSALLAVALARRGYKVGILDADITGPSIPKIFGLVDRPEQFKNYILPVKTSLGIQVMSLNLFLPQEDDPVIWRGPILASAVKQFWSDVAWGELDYLIVDMPPGTGDVPLTVMQSLPLNGLVAVSSPQDLAMMVVSKTIKMARQACIPILGLVENMSYIACPHCGEKIQPFGNGSVKDAASKTGLPLLAVLPVDPELAKLADAGRIEDYEGTSLKNIEPLVEVVENQKYPV; the protein is encoded by the coding sequence ATGGACGAAACAAAATGCAGTTGTAATGACAAGGGTGCCGGGCGGTGCAACACAGGACAATGTACCGGTTCTTCCTTCTTGCCCCAAAACGAAGCCAGTGATATTAGAAAGGTTATTGCCGTAATGAGCGGAAAGGGAGGGGTGGGCAAGTCATCGGTCAGCGCCCTGTTGGCCGTTGCCCTGGCCCGCCGGGGTTATAAGGTTGGCATCCTGGATGCGGACATTACCGGTCCCAGTATTCCTAAAATTTTCGGGCTGGTTGACCGTCCTGAACAGTTCAAGAACTATATTTTACCGGTGAAAACGTCACTGGGTATTCAAGTTATGTCATTGAACCTTTTCCTGCCTCAAGAGGACGATCCCGTAATCTGGCGCGGTCCTATCCTTGCCAGTGCGGTAAAACAATTTTGGAGCGATGTAGCTTGGGGCGAGCTGGATTACTTAATTGTGGACATGCCTCCGGGTACCGGGGACGTTCCCCTGACAGTAATGCAATCGCTACCCTTGAATGGACTGGTGGCAGTCTCTTCCCCCCAGGATCTAGCCATGATGGTGGTAAGCAAAACCATCAAAATGGCCCGGCAGGCCTGTATTCCCATCCTGGGGCTGGTGGAGAACATGAGTTATATCGCTTGTCCCCATTGTGGCGAAAAAATTCAACCCTTTGGTAACGGTAGTGTAAAAGATGCGGCGAGTAAAACAGGGTTGCCCTTGCTGGCCGTTTTACCCGTGGACCCGGAGTTGGCCAAACTGGCCGATGCCGGGCGCATTGAGGACTATGAGGGAACATCTCTTAAAAATATAGAACCACTGGTGGAGGTAGTCGAAAATCAAAAATATCCGGTCTGA